A part of Larkinella insperata genomic DNA contains:
- a CDS encoding NAD-dependent succinate-semialdehyde dehydrogenase: MSFTSVNPYTQKKIKSYTALSNQALDQKIKLADRAFNDWSELSLEKRMAYFQKVAAYLRREKQRYAELMTAEMGKTLKEAMAEIEKCAVGCDYYLEKAPQFLADLTIETEAKKSFVAYQPLGIVLAVMPWNFPFWQVFRFAIPSLLAGNVGLLKHAANVSGCSLAIEEIFRACDFPAGAFQSLLIESKTVESVLKDSRVKAVTLTGSEKAGASVASIAGSQIKKSVLELGGSDALIVLADADLEKAAEVAAHSRMQNAGQSCIAAKRFIVEKSVKKEFTDRVLHHIQVIQQGDPMSEATTMGPVARLDLAETIDKQCTETVQQGARILHGGSRQGCNVQPILLDKVKPGMTAFDEETFGPLAVIVEAKDERDAVKLANQSNYGLGSALWTQDLERADRLARQIQAGSVFVNSLMRSDPRVPFGGVKLSGFGRELSDVGLKEFLNIKTVWME, encoded by the coding sequence ATGAGCTTTACGTCCGTCAACCCCTATACTCAGAAAAAAATCAAGTCGTATACGGCTTTGAGCAATCAGGCGCTTGATCAGAAAATCAAACTGGCCGACCGGGCTTTCAACGATTGGTCGGAGTTATCGCTGGAGAAACGCATGGCGTACTTTCAAAAAGTTGCCGCCTACCTCCGCCGTGAGAAGCAGCGTTACGCCGAGCTGATGACCGCAGAAATGGGTAAAACGCTCAAAGAAGCGATGGCCGAAATCGAAAAGTGCGCGGTTGGCTGCGATTATTACCTGGAAAAAGCTCCGCAGTTTCTGGCGGATCTGACAATCGAGACCGAGGCCAAAAAGAGCTTTGTGGCGTACCAACCGCTCGGGATCGTTTTGGCCGTGATGCCCTGGAATTTTCCGTTCTGGCAGGTATTCCGGTTTGCCATACCGTCGCTGCTGGCCGGTAATGTGGGTTTGCTGAAACATGCCGCCAATGTCAGTGGTTGTTCGCTGGCCATTGAAGAGATTTTTCGGGCCTGTGATTTTCCGGCCGGGGCGTTCCAGTCGTTGCTCATTGAGTCGAAAACCGTGGAATCCGTACTGAAAGATTCGCGCGTAAAAGCCGTAACGCTGACCGGCAGCGAAAAAGCCGGGGCTTCGGTGGCGTCAATTGCCGGGAGTCAGATCAAAAAGTCGGTGCTGGAACTGGGCGGGAGCGATGCCCTGATTGTGCTGGCCGACGCTGATCTGGAAAAAGCCGCCGAGGTAGCGGCCCATTCACGGATGCAGAACGCGGGGCAAAGCTGCATTGCGGCTAAACGGTTTATCGTGGAAAAATCGGTCAAGAAAGAATTTACGGACCGGGTTCTGCACCACATTCAGGTGATTCAGCAGGGCGATCCGATGAGCGAGGCAACCACGATGGGTCCGGTGGCGCGGCTCGATCTGGCCGAAACTATTGATAAACAATGCACGGAAACCGTGCAGCAGGGTGCACGAATCCTGCACGGTGGTAGCCGGCAGGGCTGCAACGTTCAGCCGATTCTGCTCGACAAGGTTAAGCCCGGCATGACGGCTTTTGATGAAGAAACTTTTGGTCCGCTGGCCGTCATTGTTGAAGCCAAAGACGAACGCGATGCCGTAAAGCTCGCCAATCAGTCCAATTACGGGCTCGGCTCGGCGCTCTGGACGCAGGATCTGGAGCGGGCCGACCGGTTGGCGCGGCAAATTCAGGCCGGATCGGTGTTTGTCAATTCGCTGATGCGCTCCGATCCGCGCGTACCGTTCGGGGGCGTCAAGCTGTCGGGTTTCGGCCGGGAACTGTCGGACGTTGGCCTGAAAGAGTTCTTAAACATCAAGACCGTCTGGATGGAATAA
- a CDS encoding sensor histidine kinase, with translation MMHMKSADSCLLYGIRAKAIADRQHYAKGKADAVCNIATALFLKGVYSQALELYTEAMLEYKSVSDTVGTVQMLMNSAVVYEVLGDTLNSVKFSRRALIRASALYSDSIKCMLYANYSFLRPKSEPDSSAFYLNQAEKIALQFKDERALLFIKQLKSEKLTQTGQLAQARELILGSLQIARRHQWEYHEIVGLDYYAQYFLKQNQIDSAIACYHKSYELADRSGFITFKAEVLKSLRNCYQLKGDEKNQALTNERLVQALEEEKNSNNGFIGDYIAYHNTQQQVEQLELQAKNNRRTIGLLVGFSLLAIGVIIFIFVLYKKLRQQARLQHQLNEKITEQNKLLTQSDEFKAKLVSMLAHDFRSPLNSTLSMISLLKDEYVFTKEELETFYSSLQMEIETVLRTFDNILQWVKKQYSGFVATPENVVVHSAIEEAASLHHTLMQDKNISLVNRIDEDVAITTDREVIQFINRNLIHNAIKFSPAGGSITVDADYSNQDVIVSVADKGIGMTQEQIDKLFAFTVSDHSGIDRSAGVALTICRDFITKLNGRIWAESSPGRGTTFYYALPQRVSPTIPTAVQME, from the coding sequence ATGATGCATATGAAAAGCGCTGATAGCTGTCTTTTATACGGCATCCGCGCCAAAGCCATCGCCGACCGGCAACATTATGCGAAAGGGAAAGCCGATGCGGTGTGCAATATCGCAACGGCACTTTTTCTGAAAGGCGTTTACAGCCAGGCACTGGAATTGTACACGGAGGCCATGCTCGAATACAAAAGCGTTTCCGATACCGTCGGGACCGTCCAGATGTTGATGAACTCTGCTGTCGTTTATGAAGTGTTGGGTGACACGCTCAATTCCGTAAAATTTTCCCGGAGGGCTCTGATTCGGGCATCAGCGCTTTACTCAGATTCCATTAAGTGCATGCTATACGCAAATTATAGCTTCCTGCGCCCCAAATCCGAACCCGATTCGTCCGCATTTTACCTCAACCAGGCGGAGAAAATAGCGCTTCAGTTCAAAGACGAACGCGCCCTGCTTTTTATTAAACAACTAAAGAGTGAGAAGCTGACGCAAACCGGCCAACTCGCACAGGCGCGGGAATTGATTCTAGGATCCCTGCAAATTGCCCGACGACACCAATGGGAATACCATGAAATTGTGGGACTGGATTATTACGCGCAGTATTTTCTGAAACAGAATCAGATTGATAGCGCAATTGCCTGCTACCATAAAAGTTACGAATTAGCGGACCGAAGCGGCTTCATTACGTTTAAAGCCGAGGTTTTAAAATCACTGCGCAACTGTTATCAATTAAAAGGAGACGAAAAAAACCAGGCGCTTACCAACGAAAGGCTGGTGCAGGCACTGGAGGAAGAAAAAAATAGTAACAACGGCTTTATTGGTGATTACATCGCTTACCATAACACGCAACAGCAAGTAGAACAACTGGAACTCCAGGCCAAGAATAACCGCCGAACCATTGGGCTGCTGGTCGGCTTTTCCCTGCTTGCAATCGGGGTCATTATTTTCATTTTTGTTCTTTACAAAAAGCTGCGGCAACAGGCCCGTTTGCAGCATCAGCTCAACGAAAAAATAACCGAGCAAAACAAATTACTGACGCAGTCGGATGAGTTTAAAGCAAAGCTGGTTTCCATGTTGGCCCACGACTTCAGGTCACCGCTCAACTCGACATTGAGCATGATAAGCCTGCTAAAAGATGAATACGTTTTTACGAAAGAAGAGCTCGAAACGTTTTATAGTTCACTGCAAATGGAAATTGAGACGGTTTTACGAACGTTCGACAACATTCTGCAGTGGGTCAAAAAACAGTACTCGGGCTTCGTAGCGACGCCCGAGAACGTAGTCGTTCATTCAGCCATCGAAGAAGCCGCTTCATTGCATCACACGCTGATGCAGGATAAAAACATATCGCTCGTAAACCGGATTGATGAAGATGTAGCGATCACGACAGACCGGGAAGTGATTCAGTTTATCAACAGAAACCTGATTCACAACGCCATCAAATTTTCGCCGGCAGGCGGTTCAATCACCGTTGACGCCGATTATTCGAATCAGGACGTAATTGTGTCGGTGGCAGACAAAGGAATCGGGATGACCCAGGAACAAATTGATAAATTATTTGCCTTTACGGTTTCCGATCATAGTGGCATTGATCGGAGCGCCGGTGTCGCTCTGACCATCTGTAGAGATTTTATCACCAAACTGAACGGGCGGATCTGGGCAGAAAGCAGCCCGGGCCGGGGAACTACCTTTTATTATGCGTTACCCCAGCGCGTATCTCCCACTATACCGACCGCCGTTCAGATGGAGTAA
- a CDS encoding MarR family winged helix-turn-helix transcriptional regulator produces MNTESVAVEKPFDFQLFYQERERALGRVMSKMKRFMGRYVEQRLAELGFLDFKASYIGFLANLEADGITNNELARRAGVTKQAMSKIVKLLEDDGYIYTVKSERDSRSSQIFINERGKQLLAAVFTCMEELKAKFSTMVGRERVEQMLDTMVLLVREIEKDTGVIPLQGFPCAPNFSH; encoded by the coding sequence ATGAATACCGAGTCTGTAGCAGTCGAGAAACCATTTGATTTTCAGTTGTTTTATCAGGAGCGGGAGCGGGCGCTGGGCCGGGTGATGTCCAAAATGAAGCGATTTATGGGACGTTACGTGGAGCAACGGCTGGCTGAACTGGGATTTCTGGATTTCAAAGCAAGCTATATAGGCTTCCTGGCCAACCTGGAAGCGGACGGAATTACCAACAACGAGTTGGCCAGGCGGGCGGGGGTTACCAAGCAGGCCATGAGCAAAATCGTGAAGCTGCTGGAAGACGACGGGTATATCTATACCGTAAAAAGCGAGCGCGACTCCCGTTCGAGCCAGATTTTTATCAATGAACGCGGCAAGCAGTTGCTGGCGGCTGTTTTTACGTGCATGGAGGAGCTGAAAGCTAAATTTAGTACTATGGTCGGTCGCGAACGGGTTGAACAGATGCTGGACACCATGGTCCTGCTGGTGCGTGAAATCGAGAAAGATACCGGGGTGATTCCGTTGCAGGGGTTCCCCTGCGCGCCTAACTTTTCGCACTGA
- a CDS encoding TolC family protein, with the protein MKHLSLFISIALITTVARAQSVPEDLRSLINEANTNFPRLKEQTQQLRAGEVQIDIARAAYQPNITGNGSYQYLTPVAKATLPVNGNETTIQFQPNHNFNANVGVGQTLYDFGRTDASIRQALDNTQILKRNLELTQQNLGYQVAAAYYGIGFLQKSLVVQDSVIQVAQRNIQIFANRLQNGEALQYDLLTQQVRLKAAQNRKIDLQNNLERQRALLTYLTGNPNPAISPAAAQFDAPVQPFTTEGSLQTAQSSNKEIQLAQDRVRAAQTDVLAYSRSGRPNLSFSGSAGYRNGYLPDIAALKFNVAAGVNLTVPIYSGRRYTLQNQAARLNLDASRYAVENANAQLRQNLAQLNADIRSNQQRLQNLETQVLQARKALEIAQVRLQSGVITPVELQSAETGVEEAELARLNYQYQLILNQLEYKRLLGENLL; encoded by the coding sequence ATGAAACATTTAAGTTTATTCATAAGTATTGCTTTAATAACGACCGTTGCCAGGGCGCAGTCGGTTCCGGAAGATTTACGAAGCTTGATTAACGAAGCCAATACCAATTTCCCGCGCCTAAAAGAGCAAACCCAACAACTCCGGGCGGGGGAAGTGCAGATTGATATTGCCCGGGCGGCTTACCAGCCCAACATCACCGGCAACGGAAGCTACCAATACCTTACCCCGGTGGCAAAAGCGACGCTGCCCGTCAACGGAAACGAAACAACCATCCAGTTTCAACCCAACCATAATTTCAACGCCAACGTCGGCGTTGGGCAGACGCTCTATGATTTTGGGCGTACCGACGCCAGCATTCGGCAGGCGCTGGACAATACCCAGATCTTGAAGCGAAATCTGGAGTTAACGCAGCAGAATCTCGGCTATCAGGTGGCAGCCGCCTATTACGGCATCGGATTTCTGCAAAAAAGCCTTGTTGTGCAGGATTCTGTCATTCAGGTAGCTCAACGAAATATCCAGATTTTCGCTAACCGGTTGCAGAATGGGGAAGCGCTCCAGTACGATTTGCTGACCCAGCAAGTACGGCTGAAGGCCGCGCAGAATCGAAAAATTGACTTGCAGAACAATCTGGAGCGTCAACGGGCGTTATTGACGTACCTGACCGGTAATCCAAATCCGGCCATCAGTCCCGCTGCCGCTCAATTCGATGCACCCGTGCAGCCATTCACAACCGAAGGAAGCCTGCAAACGGCTCAGTCAAGTAACAAAGAAATTCAGTTAGCCCAAGACCGGGTCCGGGCGGCTCAAACCGACGTGTTGGCCTACAGCCGCAGCGGCCGGCCCAACCTGAGCTTTAGCGGTTCGGCGGGTTATCGCAACGGTTACCTGCCAGATATCGCTGCGCTCAAGTTTAACGTTGCCGCCGGAGTCAACCTCACCGTACCGATTTATTCCGGCAGACGGTATACCCTGCAAAACCAGGCAGCCCGGTTGAATCTGGATGCCAGCCGGTACGCCGTTGAGAATGCCAATGCCCAGTTGCGGCAAAATCTGGCGCAACTGAATGCCGATATCCGGAGCAATCAGCAACGACTCCAGAACCTGGAAACGCAGGTTTTGCAAGCCCGCAAGGCGTTGGAGATTGCCCAGGTCCGGCTGCAATCCGGGGTCATTACACCCGTTGAATTGCAGAGTGCCGAAACGGGCGTTGAAGAAGCTGAACTGGCCCGTTTAAATTACCAATATCAACTAATACTGAATCAGTTAGAGTATAAAAGATTACTGGGTGAAAATTTGTTGTAA
- a CDS encoding sensor histidine kinase, which yields MASFCRLIVFLWLLSPAFAWADQPAIPIPLNAKSVVIDHDIWFVQDSSHVLTIRDVLRSDGKFQPNTSPIPNFGYTSGNQHAYPVWLRFRLRNPSKQLQALFYETDFWAFDELQLFITDGQRVLYTSPLYGWKTPVPRKWVYHRNFWFPFSLNAGQEVTCYVRAFKSRGVQVVPVTIRPQSTLNTYILKDYAFWGGVFAVFVFVIVISFFFYLTTLDLIYAKYILCILGLGGYFFINDGFLYHFFFDSQFWMPNRNVYFVFPLLLFFFQLLFVRSFLSLQHTPSRLWHRVATVALVGGLFCLTSLLAEWVLYVPPAVELILMRLFIIFYWLPMPLIWTFIVVNLIRRYRVQEAWLYLVAVSPFYLLNFLVILCNFRLLPTYTFLESYENLALAALFEVMILTFGLAYRYKLIRDHNEQLNDERTQQQRLTYEAHVESLQLKNESLQEKERIARDLHDNVGAQLSFIVNSLQQIGRQADKQNATNARQLSLQLRSVVDYTREAIQMLRDTIWAIHQESFTLEEFEERINHYISRYFQQMEALQITIQTEGQLNQPLTSVQALNMFRIMQEALHNVVKHAQATEVTVLLNAREDGSFQLSVSDNGNGLSWAPGDSLDNHYGLQNMKKRAEELGGHFRIYSNHGTVVEVAV from the coding sequence ATGGCTTCTTTTTGCCGGTTGATCGTCTTTTTGTGGCTGCTGTCTCCGGCATTTGCCTGGGCCGATCAACCGGCTATACCCATTCCGCTGAACGCCAAATCCGTTGTGATCGACCATGACATCTGGTTTGTTCAGGACTCAAGCCATGTCCTAACGATCAGAGACGTGCTGAGGTCGGACGGAAAGTTTCAGCCAAACACATCACCCATTCCTAACTTTGGCTACACGAGCGGCAACCAGCACGCCTATCCGGTCTGGCTGCGTTTCCGGCTGCGAAACCCGTCGAAACAGCTTCAGGCGCTCTTTTACGAAACCGATTTTTGGGCCTTCGATGAACTACAGCTATTCATTACCGACGGACAGCGAGTTCTTTACACCTCCCCCCTTTACGGCTGGAAGACGCCCGTTCCGCGGAAATGGGTATACCACCGAAATTTCTGGTTTCCGTTTAGCCTGAACGCGGGTCAGGAGGTAACCTGTTACGTTCGGGCCTTCAAAAGCCGGGGGGTACAGGTCGTTCCAGTTACCATTCGCCCGCAAAGCACGCTCAACACGTATATTCTGAAGGACTACGCTTTCTGGGGCGGGGTGTTTGCGGTGTTTGTTTTTGTGATCGTCATTAGCTTCTTCTTTTACCTGACCACCCTGGACCTTATTTACGCAAAATACATCCTCTGTATACTGGGACTGGGTGGCTACTTTTTCATCAACGACGGTTTTCTCTATCATTTCTTTTTCGACAGCCAGTTCTGGATGCCAAACCGAAACGTTTATTTCGTCTTTCCGCTCCTGCTCTTTTTCTTTCAGTTGCTGTTTGTCCGGTCATTCCTATCGCTGCAACATACGCCCAGCCGGCTGTGGCACCGCGTGGCAACGGTGGCGCTGGTCGGTGGTCTTTTCTGTCTGACCTCGCTCCTGGCCGAATGGGTGTTGTACGTTCCGCCCGCCGTTGAGTTGATTCTGATGCGGCTGTTCATCATTTTCTACTGGCTGCCTATGCCGCTCATCTGGACTTTTATCGTGGTCAATTTAATTCGGCGGTATCGCGTTCAGGAAGCCTGGCTGTATCTGGTAGCGGTTAGTCCGTTTTACCTGCTCAACTTTCTGGTTATCCTCTGCAATTTCAGACTTCTACCGACCTACACCTTTTTGGAGAGCTACGAGAACCTGGCGTTGGCAGCCCTGTTTGAAGTCATGATTCTGACCTTTGGCTTGGCTTACCGCTACAAACTCATTCGCGACCACAATGAACAGCTTAACGATGAGCGCACGCAGCAACAGCGCCTGACGTACGAAGCGCACGTGGAAAGTTTGCAACTCAAAAACGAATCGTTGCAGGAAAAAGAACGCATCGCCCGTGACCTCCACGACAACGTAGGGGCGCAATTGTCGTTCATCGTCAACAGTTTGCAGCAAATTGGTCGGCAGGCCGACAAACAGAACGCAACCAACGCCCGTCAACTGTCGTTGCAACTCCGGTCCGTTGTTGATTACACGCGGGAGGCCATTCAAATGCTGCGCGACACCATCTGGGCCATTCATCAGGAAAGCTTTACCCTGGAGGAATTTGAAGAGCGGATAAACCACTACATCAGCCGGTATTTCCAGCAGATGGAAGCGCTGCAAATTACCATCCAGACAGAAGGGCAGCTCAATCAGCCGCTCACGTCCGTTCAGGCCCTGAACATGTTCCGGATTATGCAGGAAGCCCTGCACAACGTTGTCAAGCACGCTCAGGCCACGGAAGTAACGGTGTTGCTCAATGCCAGAGAAGACGGCTCCTTTCAGCTCAGTGTCAGCGACAACGGCAACGGTTTGTCCTGGGCGCCGGGCGATTCGCTCGATAACCACTACGGTTTACAAAACATGAAAAAGCGGGCCGAAGAGCTGGGCGGTCACTTCCGGATTTACTCCAACCACGGCACAGTCGTGGAAGTCGCCGTTTAG
- the acpP gene encoding acyl carrier protein has translation MKDRVTNILKNFGIKESAIHPTVHFTRDLGLDSLDTVDLIMQLEQEFGIRIPDEDYSKLTTFQEVVDYLQTEQHVAMQA, from the coding sequence ATGAAAGATCGCGTAACCAACATTCTCAAAAACTTTGGCATTAAAGAATCGGCCATCCACCCTACCGTTCACTTTACGCGCGACCTGGGTCTGGATAGCCTGGACACGGTTGATCTGATTATGCAACTGGAGCAGGAATTCGGCATTCGGATTCCCGACGAGGATTATTCAAAACTAACTACGTTTCAGGAAGTCGTTGATTATTTGCAAACGGAACAGCACGTTGCGATGCAAGCCTAA
- a CDS encoding DHA2 family efflux MFS transporter permease subunit, protein MAATGFRRWIVVITTVSAAILELIDTSIVNVGLTQMAGNLGVTIEDISWVVTAYAIANVIIIPMTGFLQQYFGRKTYYIGSIILFTIASYFCGIADDLWTLVAFRFLQGIGGGALLSTSQGIMYDAFPPNQRAIASAVFGMGIVLGPTIGPTLGGYIIDNYHWSWMFFINVPIGILAMFLCMTFVEKQPYEFNIDRSRIKIDQLGILLLAVGIGSLQYVLERGEADDWFDDRAILYLTIVAAISIPLFLWWELKTDSPVMDLRVVKNQNLAVGSILVFIIGYGLFTSILLFPLFAQRIVGYTATKTGNLLIPGGAISLLMFPIVGRSLANGVSPRIFAILGYLSFILFCFMMSNLNADAGESDFTWALLVRGAGMAMINAPLINQSISTLKPQELPTGIAFTNMVRQLGGAFGVAITNTYIAQRTAVHRSDLVSNLQAGDPLTTDRLNALAQGLAARGMNAMDAVTGAYKSLDGIISKQALMISYLDTFRLAGLFFIVTLPLLFFMKNKKMDPAAAKAAADAAH, encoded by the coding sequence ATGGCAGCAACGGGATTTAGACGGTGGATTGTCGTCATCACGACGGTTTCGGCAGCCATCCTGGAATTGATTGATACCTCGATTGTAAACGTCGGTCTGACGCAGATGGCGGGCAACCTGGGCGTCACCATCGAAGATATTTCGTGGGTTGTGACGGCTTATGCCATTGCTAACGTCATTATTATTCCGATGACCGGCTTTTTGCAGCAATATTTCGGCCGGAAAACGTATTACATCGGTTCCATCATTCTCTTTACCATCGCATCATATTTCTGCGGAATCGCTGATGACTTATGGACGCTGGTAGCCTTCCGGTTTTTGCAGGGCATCGGCGGAGGAGCCTTGCTATCGACCTCGCAAGGCATCATGTACGATGCGTTTCCGCCCAACCAGCGGGCCATTGCCTCGGCGGTTTTCGGGATGGGCATTGTGCTAGGACCGACAATCGGCCCCACACTCGGCGGGTATATCATCGACAATTACCACTGGAGCTGGATGTTTTTCATCAACGTCCCGATCGGTATTCTGGCCATGTTTCTGTGCATGACGTTTGTTGAAAAACAACCCTACGAATTCAACATCGACCGCAGCCGGATCAAAATTGACCAGCTTGGCATTCTGTTGCTGGCGGTGGGCATCGGGAGTTTGCAGTACGTCCTGGAACGGGGTGAAGCCGACGACTGGTTCGACGATCGCGCGATTCTGTATTTGACCATCGTAGCCGCCATCAGCATTCCGCTGTTTTTGTGGTGGGAGCTGAAAACCGACAGCCCGGTTATGGATTTGCGGGTGGTGAAAAATCAAAATCTGGCCGTAGGGTCCATTCTCGTCTTCATCATCGGGTACGGTTTGTTCACGTCTATTCTGCTGTTTCCGCTGTTTGCCCAACGGATTGTGGGTTACACGGCCACCAAGACGGGCAATCTCCTGATTCCGGGCGGGGCCATCTCGCTGCTCATGTTCCCGATTGTCGGCCGATCGCTGGCGAACGGGGTTTCTCCACGCATTTTTGCCATTCTTGGGTATTTGTCGTTCATCCTGTTCTGTTTCATGATGTCGAACCTGAACGCCGATGCGGGCGAGAGCGATTTTACCTGGGCGCTGCTGGTTCGCGGAGCGGGTATGGCCATGATCAACGCCCCGCTGATCAACCAGTCCATTTCAACGCTTAAACCCCAGGAATTGCCAACCGGCATTGCGTTTACGAACATGGTGCGGCAGCTGGGGGGCGCTTTCGGGGTCGCCATCACAAACACGTACATTGCCCAGCGCACCGCCGTCCACCGCAGCGATCTGGTGTCGAACCTGCAGGCCGGTGATCCGCTAACCACCGACCGACTGAACGCGCTGGCCCAGGGACTGGCTGCTCGTGGCATGAACGCGATGGATGCCGTTACGGGGGCGTACAAAAGCCTGGATGGCATCATTTCCAAACAGGCGCTGATGATTTCGTACCTGGATACGTTCCGGCTGGCGGGGCTCTTTTTTATCGTGACCTTACCGCTGCTCTTCTTTATGAAGAATAAGAAAATGGACCCGGCAGCCGCCAAAGCTGCAGCGGATGCGGCCCATTAA
- a CDS encoding HlyD family secretion protein, translated as MATEQTTSVKKYLPRLIVLVIVVAAAFYGFQSYRYNQHYETTDNAQIEGNTAPVLARVAGYVQQVSIEDYTTVKRGESLIAIDPQEYEVALQQAEADYQQTLADIQTAKADLQNAQASLRNVQQNLKVTQSNANVQAVRVSKANNDLKRDENLYKGQSLTQKQLEDSRNDAEVQTRQYEASVQQIGLAKTSENVAQAAIARAQANILKAQALLKVKQAAIDNAKLRLGYAKITAPISGKIGKKNVVVGQYVQPGQNLFTIVNDSTFWVVANFKETQLEHMRVGQPVDVKIDAYPDLDVKGKVVSLSEATGAKFALLPADNASGNFVKVTQRVPVKIEIENPAKYKGLLRAGLSTDIAVKVQ; from the coding sequence ATGGCAACAGAACAAACCACATCCGTTAAAAAGTACCTCCCGCGTTTGATCGTGCTGGTCATCGTTGTGGCGGCTGCGTTTTACGGGTTTCAGTCGTACCGATACAATCAACACTATGAAACGACGGACAACGCCCAGATTGAAGGCAACACGGCCCCGGTTCTGGCGCGGGTAGCCGGGTACGTGCAACAGGTATCTATCGAAGATTACACGACCGTAAAACGCGGGGAATCTTTGATTGCAATCGATCCGCAGGAATACGAAGTAGCACTTCAACAGGCCGAAGCGGATTACCAGCAAACGCTGGCCGACATTCAAACCGCCAAAGCCGATCTGCAAAATGCACAGGCCAGTCTGCGCAATGTGCAGCAGAACCTAAAAGTAACCCAGTCGAACGCCAACGTGCAGGCTGTCCGGGTTTCAAAGGCAAACAACGACCTCAAGCGCGACGAAAATCTTTATAAAGGCCAGTCATTAACGCAGAAACAGCTGGAGGATTCACGCAACGACGCCGAAGTGCAAACCCGGCAGTACGAAGCCAGCGTTCAACAAATTGGTCTGGCCAAAACGTCGGAAAACGTGGCCCAGGCCGCCATTGCGCGGGCGCAGGCCAATATTCTGAAAGCGCAGGCGCTGCTGAAAGTAAAGCAGGCAGCCATCGACAACGCCAAACTCCGGCTGGGATACGCCAAAATCACCGCTCCCATTTCCGGTAAAATCGGGAAGAAAAACGTGGTCGTTGGTCAGTATGTGCAACCCGGCCAGAACCTGTTCACCATCGTAAATGACTCGACGTTCTGGGTAGTCGCCAATTTCAAGGAGACGCAACTGGAGCACATGCGCGTTGGGCAGCCGGTGGATGTAAAAATTGACGCCTACCCCGATCTGGACGTGAAAGGCAAGGTAGTTTCGCTTTCGGAAGCAACGGGTGCCAAATTTGCCCTCCTGCCCGCCGATAACGCATCGGGCAACTTCGTCAAGGTAACGCAGCGCGTACCGGTAAAAATTGAAATCGAAAATCCGGCCAAATACAAAGGGCTGCTTCGGGCCGGCTTGAGTACAGACATCGCCGTGAAGGTTCAGTAA